In Kryptolebias marmoratus isolate JLee-2015 linkage group LG20, ASM164957v2, whole genome shotgun sequence, a genomic segment contains:
- the gata6 gene encoding transcription factor GATA-6 isoform X1, whose product MDLGENSWSMVKREVSSSPGSPAEQTYLPGDSSRDTSVELRTPPSELDALGPRRPDGRSLHSYLHFGHAHGGTLSAAEDIPLFTDLDQGSKLVFSTGAHKAAGLLVDPSDMYQTLAIAAAQSQSGYESSSAGYMHSNPNSPVYVPSSRVNPMISSLPYLQAGGSAQPGHAVSSHSVWSQSAPESPSYSAGSPHTSSRFHYPPSPPMNNGTARDSSYSNTLNVGSRDQYGLSRPLSGTYASPYSPYVAPQLSSPWTGGPFDNTMLQTLQSRSAPLIRGPNGVSDILDEMAESRECVNCGSISTPLWRRDGTGHFLCNACGLYSKMNGLSRPLIKPQKRTSTSRRIGLSCANCQTSTTTLWRRNAEGEPVCNACGLYTKLHGVPRPLAMKKEGIQTRKRKPKTLNKTKGSSGNSSSVSMTPTSTSSSNSEDCSKTSSPSAQVSGVSSSVLSSSGEGTSSGPAVKFPGQESLYASVGLTQNSDVASVRGEPWCPMALA is encoded by the exons ATGGACCTGGGCGAAAACAGCTGGTCCATGGTCAAGCGAGAAGTTTCCAGCAGCCCAGGGTCACCGGCGGAGCAGACCTACCTGCCGGGTGACAGCAGCAGGGACACTTCCGTGGAGCTCCGGACGCCTCCGAGCGAGCTGGACGCGCTGGGCCCGCGGCGCCCGGACGGCAGGTCGCTGCACTCCTACCTCCACTTCGGACACGCGCACGGCGGCACCCTGAGCGCCGCCGAGGACATCCCGCTCTTCACGGACTTGGATCAGGGGAGCAAACTCGTCTTCTCCACGGGGGCGCACAAGGCGGCGGGCCTGCTGGTGGACCCCAGCGACATGTACCAGACTCTGGCCATCGCCGCTGCGCAAAGCCAGAGCGGATATGAATCCTCCTCGGCGGGCTACATGCACTCCAACCCCAACTCCCCTGTGTACGTCCCCAGCTCGCGGGTCAACCCCATGATCTCCAGCCTCCCGTACCTGCAGGCCGGCGGCTCTGCGCAGCCCGGACACGCCGTCTCCAGCCACTCGGTGTGGTCGCAGTCCGCCCCCGAGAGCCCGTCGTACAGCGCCGGGAGCCCACACACCTCCAGCCGCTTCCACTACCCCCCCAGCCCCCCCATGAACAACGGGACAGCCAGGGACAGCAGCTACAGTAACACGCTGAACGTGGGCAGCAGGGACCAGTACGGCCTCTCCCGTCCCCTCAGTGGGACCTACGCGAGCCCTTACTCCCCTTATGTCGCCCCCCAGCTGTCCTCGCCTTGGACCGGGGGGCCCTTTGACAACACGATGCTGCAGACCTTGCAGAGCAGAAGTGCGCCCTTGATTAGAGGGCCGAATGGGG tttcAGACATCCTGGACGAAATGGCGGAGAGCAGGGAGTGCGTGAACTGCGGCTCCATCTCCACGCCGCTGTGGAGGCGCGACGGCACGGGCCACTTTCTCTGCAACGCCTGCGGCCTTTACAGCAAAATGAATGGGCTGAGCCGACCATTAATTAAACCCCAGAAACGCACG TCGACCTCCAGACGGATCGGCCTCTCCTGCGCCAACTGCCAGACGAGCACAACCACCTTGTGGCGCAGAAACGCGGAGGGAGAGCCGGTCTGTAACGCATGTGGGCTCTACACGAAACTACACGGG GTACCCCGGCCGCTCGCCATGAAGAAAGAGGGAATCCAgacaagaaaaaggaaaccCAAAACTCTGAATAAAACCAAAGGGTCCTCTG gcaATAGCAGCTCTGTGTCCATGACTCCCACATCCACCTCTTCATCCAACTCTGAAGACTGCTCCAAAACCAGTTCTCCCTCTGCACAAGTGTCAGGG GTCAGCTCATCTGTGCTCTCCAGCTCGGGGGAGGGAACGAGCTCGGGCCCGGCGGTGAAGTTCCCGGGGCAGGAGAGCCTGTACGCCAGCGTGGGTCTGACCCAGAATTCTGATGTAGCGTCAGTGAGGGGCGAACCCTGGTGCCCCATGGCTttggcttaa
- the gata6 gene encoding transcription factor GATA-6 isoform X2, translated as MDLGENSWSMVKREVSSSPGSPAEQTYLPGDSSRDTSVELRTPPSELDALGPRRPDGRSLHSYLHFGHAHGGTLSAAEDIPLFTDLDQGSKLVFSTGAHKAAGLLVDPSDMYQTLAIAAAQSQSGYESSSAGYMHSNPNSPVYVPSSRVNPMISSLPYLQAGGSAQPGHAVSSHSVWSQSAPESPSYSAGSPHTSSRFHYPPSPPMNNGTARDSSYSNTLNVGSRDQYGLSRPLSGTYASPYSPYVAPQLSSPWTGGPFDNTMLQTLQSRSAPLIRGPNGVSDILDEMAESRECVNCGSISTPLWRRDGTGHFLCNACGLYSKMNGLSRPLIKPQKRTSTSRRIGLSCANCQTSTTTLWRRNAEGEPVCNACGLYTKLHGVPRPLAMKKEGIQTRKRKPKTLNKTKGSSGNSSSVSMTPTSTSSSNSEDCSKTSSPSAQVSGRAYCKWNLSPTTNHTPTTSSHERHLHLKLC; from the exons ATGGACCTGGGCGAAAACAGCTGGTCCATGGTCAAGCGAGAAGTTTCCAGCAGCCCAGGGTCACCGGCGGAGCAGACCTACCTGCCGGGTGACAGCAGCAGGGACACTTCCGTGGAGCTCCGGACGCCTCCGAGCGAGCTGGACGCGCTGGGCCCGCGGCGCCCGGACGGCAGGTCGCTGCACTCCTACCTCCACTTCGGACACGCGCACGGCGGCACCCTGAGCGCCGCCGAGGACATCCCGCTCTTCACGGACTTGGATCAGGGGAGCAAACTCGTCTTCTCCACGGGGGCGCACAAGGCGGCGGGCCTGCTGGTGGACCCCAGCGACATGTACCAGACTCTGGCCATCGCCGCTGCGCAAAGCCAGAGCGGATATGAATCCTCCTCGGCGGGCTACATGCACTCCAACCCCAACTCCCCTGTGTACGTCCCCAGCTCGCGGGTCAACCCCATGATCTCCAGCCTCCCGTACCTGCAGGCCGGCGGCTCTGCGCAGCCCGGACACGCCGTCTCCAGCCACTCGGTGTGGTCGCAGTCCGCCCCCGAGAGCCCGTCGTACAGCGCCGGGAGCCCACACACCTCCAGCCGCTTCCACTACCCCCCCAGCCCCCCCATGAACAACGGGACAGCCAGGGACAGCAGCTACAGTAACACGCTGAACGTGGGCAGCAGGGACCAGTACGGCCTCTCCCGTCCCCTCAGTGGGACCTACGCGAGCCCTTACTCCCCTTATGTCGCCCCCCAGCTGTCCTCGCCTTGGACCGGGGGGCCCTTTGACAACACGATGCTGCAGACCTTGCAGAGCAGAAGTGCGCCCTTGATTAGAGGGCCGAATGGGG tttcAGACATCCTGGACGAAATGGCGGAGAGCAGGGAGTGCGTGAACTGCGGCTCCATCTCCACGCCGCTGTGGAGGCGCGACGGCACGGGCCACTTTCTCTGCAACGCCTGCGGCCTTTACAGCAAAATGAATGGGCTGAGCCGACCATTAATTAAACCCCAGAAACGCACG TCGACCTCCAGACGGATCGGCCTCTCCTGCGCCAACTGCCAGACGAGCACAACCACCTTGTGGCGCAGAAACGCGGAGGGAGAGCCGGTCTGTAACGCATGTGGGCTCTACACGAAACTACACGGG GTACCCCGGCCGCTCGCCATGAAGAAAGAGGGAATCCAgacaagaaaaaggaaaccCAAAACTCTGAATAAAACCAAAGGGTCCTCTG gcaATAGCAGCTCTGTGTCCATGACTCCCACATCCACCTCTTCATCCAACTCTGAAGACTGCTCCAAAACCAGTTCTCCCTCTGCACAAGTGTCAGGG cgTGCGTATTGCAAATGGAATCTGAGTCCAACAACAAATCACACTCCCACCACTTCTTCACACGAGAGGCACCTTCACCTCAAACTCTGCTAA